Proteins encoded within one genomic window of Micromonospora halotolerans:
- a CDS encoding DivIVA domain-containing protein yields the protein MGEVLLLLVVALTVAAVVFGVTVLVSGRDPGLAPAEPDGRAVPLPGSRPLDESDVAEVRFDTALRGYRMAQVDAAMRRAAYDIGYKTELIGVLEAENAALREGRTEEADALRRARAEAAATGSEAEAPTPPLATAPPPATTPPAAGAEPPTAEAGVAEAPAAAAVEDMATLPSAAPAAATGGPAPVAPVATPVDQTPPEVGLRPPTDPTDPDPTARDDDPTADTDSDRERGPVVRSESA from the coding sequence ATGGGTGAGGTTCTGCTCCTCTTGGTCGTCGCGCTGACCGTGGCGGCGGTGGTGTTCGGGGTGACGGTGCTGGTCTCCGGGCGGGATCCGGGCCTGGCGCCGGCCGAGCCGGACGGCCGGGCCGTGCCCCTGCCGGGCAGCCGCCCCCTGGACGAGTCGGACGTCGCCGAGGTGCGCTTCGACACCGCGCTGCGCGGCTACCGGATGGCGCAGGTCGACGCGGCGATGCGCCGCGCCGCCTACGACATCGGCTACAAGACCGAGCTGATCGGTGTGCTGGAGGCCGAGAACGCCGCCCTCCGCGAGGGCCGGACCGAGGAGGCCGACGCGCTGCGCCGGGCCCGCGCGGAGGCCGCCGCGACCGGTTCGGAGGCCGAGGCCCCCACCCCGCCGCTGGCCACCGCCCCGCCGCCGGCCACCACCCCGCCCGCCGCCGGCGCCGAGCCGCCGACCGCCGAGGCCGGCGTGGCCGAGGCCCCGGCCGCCGCCGCCGTGGAGGACATGGCCACGCTGCCGTCCGCCGCCCCCGCGGCGGCCACCGGAGGGCCCGCCCCCGTCGCCCCGGTGGCGACCCCCGTCGACCAGACCCCGCCCGAGGTGGGCCTCCGGCCGCCCACCGACCCGACCGACCCCGACCCCACGGCCCGCGACGATGACCCGACCGCCGACACCGACTCGGACCGGGAACGTGGGCCCGTGGTCCGCTCGGAGTCCGCGTGA
- the folP gene encoding dihydropteroate synthase yields MTGALRLGGRTFSPGDLVVMAIVNRTPDSFFDRGATFAQDSALRAVERAVTEGAEIIDIGGVKAGPGDEVDVAEEIRRTVDTIAAVRAAFPDVVISIDTWRAEVAVEAVAAGADLLNDTWSGADPALARVAAATGAGLVCSHAGGLAPRTRPHRAAFDDVVADVVATVTGLAERAVGLGVRRDGILIDPAHDFGKNTRHSLEITRRLGELAGTGWPLLVALSNKDFIGETLDLPVPERLEGTLAATAVSAWLGARVFRAHQVRETRRVLDMVASIRGDRPPAVTRRGLA; encoded by the coding sequence ATGACCGGGGCGCTGCGGCTCGGCGGGCGGACCTTCTCCCCCGGCGACCTCGTCGTGATGGCGATCGTCAACCGCACGCCGGACTCCTTCTTCGACCGGGGCGCCACGTTCGCGCAGGACAGCGCGCTGCGCGCCGTCGAGCGGGCGGTGACCGAGGGCGCGGAGATCATCGACATCGGCGGGGTGAAGGCCGGGCCGGGCGACGAGGTCGACGTGGCCGAGGAGATCCGCCGCACGGTGGACACCATCGCCGCGGTCCGGGCCGCCTTCCCGGACGTGGTCATCTCGATCGACACCTGGCGCGCCGAGGTGGCCGTGGAGGCGGTGGCGGCCGGCGCCGACCTGCTCAACGACACCTGGTCGGGGGCGGATCCGGCGCTGGCCCGGGTCGCCGCGGCGACCGGCGCCGGGCTGGTCTGCTCGCACGCCGGCGGGCTCGCCCCGCGAACCCGGCCGCACCGGGCCGCGTTCGACGACGTGGTGGCCGACGTGGTCGCGACGGTCACCGGCCTCGCCGAGCGCGCGGTCGGCCTCGGCGTCCGGCGGGACGGCATCCTGATCGACCCGGCGCACGACTTCGGCAAGAACACCCGGCACTCGTTGGAGATCACCCGGCGGCTGGGCGAGCTGGCCGGCACCGGCTGGCCGCTGCTGGTGGCCCTGTCGAACAAGGACTTCATCGGCGAGACGCTGGACCTGCCGGTGCCCGAGCGGCTGGAGGGCACCCTGGCGGCCACCGCCGTCTCGGCCTGGCTCGGCGCCCGGGTGTTCCGCGCCCACCAGGTCCGCGAGACCCGCCGGGTGCTGGACATGGTGGCGTCGATCCGGGGGGACCGGCCACCGGCCGTGACCCGGCGCGGGCTGGCCTGA
- the ndhC gene encoding NADH-quinone oxidoreductase subunit A, translated as MTGYLGSYATLGLLLLAAVLFFVTAFSANRVLRPGRPADPWGKRASYECGLDPVGGDWAQMQIRYYVYAYLYVLFAVEAVFLFPWALVFDRPGFGVTTVVEMGVFVAVVALGILYAWRRNILRWT; from the coding sequence GTGACCGGTTACCTCGGCTCGTACGCCACGCTCGGTCTCCTGCTCCTCGCCGCCGTGCTCTTCTTCGTTACGGCGTTCTCGGCCAATCGGGTGTTACGTCCCGGCCGTCCGGCTGATCCCTGGGGCAAGCGGGCCAGCTATGAGTGCGGTCTCGATCCGGTCGGCGGTGACTGGGCGCAGATGCAGATCCGCTACTACGTCTACGCCTACCTCTACGTCCTCTTCGCCGTGGAGGCGGTCTTCCTCTTCCCCTGGGCGCTGGTCTTCGACCGGCCCGGGTTCGGCGTGACCACCGTGGTGGAGATGGGCGTGTTCGTCGCCGTGGTGGCGCTCGGCATCCTCTACGCCTGGCGCCGAAACATCCTCCGCTGGACCTGA
- a CDS encoding 2-oxoacid:acceptor oxidoreductase subunit alpha, translating to MTKQIRQLDRVVIRFAGDSGDGMQLTGDRFTSETAQLGNDISTLPNFPAEIRAPAGTLPGVSSFQVHFADYDILTPGDAPNVLVAMNPAALKANLTDLPRGADIIVNTDEFTRRNLAKVGYATSPLDDDSLAGYVVHPVALTSMTIGALAEHDVSKKDAERAKNMFALGLLSWMYSRPYESTLRFLERKFAARPELVAANVAAFRAGWNFGETTEDFSVRYEVKPAKMLPGTYRNITGNAALSLGLVAAGVRSGLPVFLGAYPITPASDILHELSKHKKLGVVTMQAEDEIAAVGAALGASYGGSLGVTTTSGPGVALKSETISLAVALELPLVIVDVQRAGPSTGMPTKTEQADLNMALYGRHGEAPVAVIAPKSPADCFHAALEAARIALTYRTPVLLLSDNYVANGSEPWLLPDVESLPDLRVEFASRPNGEDGTTFLPYLRDPETLARPWAIPGTPGLEHRIGGLEKADKTGDISYDPANHDFMVRTRAARIETIPVPDVEVEDPDGDARVLVLGWGSTYGPIGAACRGLRQRGLSIAQAHLRHLAPMPANLGEVLRAYDRVVIPEMNLGQLAHVIRAKYLVDAIGYNQVRGLPFTAAELETMLEEVLKNV from the coding sequence GTGACCAAGCAGATCCGTCAACTGGACCGGGTGGTCATCCGGTTCGCCGGCGACTCGGGCGACGGCATGCAGCTCACCGGTGACCGGTTCACGTCGGAGACGGCGCAGCTGGGCAACGACATCTCCACGCTGCCCAACTTCCCGGCCGAGATCCGCGCTCCCGCCGGCACCCTGCCGGGCGTGTCGAGCTTCCAGGTGCACTTCGCGGACTACGACATCCTCACCCCCGGCGACGCGCCGAACGTGCTGGTGGCGATGAACCCGGCCGCGCTCAAGGCCAACCTGACCGACCTGCCCCGCGGGGCGGACATCATCGTCAACACCGACGAGTTCACCCGGCGCAACCTGGCCAAGGTGGGCTACGCGACCAGCCCTCTCGACGACGACTCCCTCGCCGGCTACGTGGTGCACCCGGTCGCCCTGACCTCGATGACCATCGGCGCGCTGGCCGAGCACGACGTGTCCAAGAAGGACGCCGAGCGGGCCAAGAACATGTTCGCGCTCGGCCTGCTGAGCTGGATGTACTCGCGCCCGTACGAGTCGACGCTGCGCTTCCTGGAGCGCAAGTTCGCGGCCCGCCCCGAGCTGGTCGCGGCGAACGTGGCCGCCTTCCGGGCCGGCTGGAACTTCGGCGAGACCACCGAGGACTTCTCCGTCCGCTACGAGGTCAAGCCGGCGAAGATGCTGCCGGGCACCTACCGGAACATCACCGGCAACGCGGCGCTGTCGCTGGGCCTGGTGGCCGCCGGCGTCCGCTCCGGGCTGCCGGTCTTCCTGGGGGCGTACCCGATCACCCCGGCCTCGGACATCCTGCACGAGCTGAGCAAGCACAAGAAGCTCGGCGTGGTCACCATGCAGGCCGAGGACGAGATCGCGGCGGTCGGCGCGGCGCTGGGCGCCTCGTACGGCGGCTCGCTCGGTGTCACCACCACGAGCGGCCCGGGCGTCGCGCTGAAGAGCGAGACGATCTCGCTGGCCGTGGCGCTGGAGCTGCCGCTGGTCATCGTCGACGTGCAGCGCGCCGGGCCGTCCACCGGCATGCCCACCAAGACCGAGCAGGCCGACCTCAACATGGCCCTGTACGGGCGCCATGGCGAGGCCCCGGTCGCGGTGATCGCGCCGAAGTCGCCCGCGGACTGCTTCCACGCGGCCCTGGAGGCCGCCCGGATCGCGCTGACCTACCGCACCCCGGTGCTCCTGCTGTCCGACAACTACGTGGCCAACGGCTCCGAGCCGTGGCTGCTGCCGGACGTGGAGAGCCTGCCCGACCTGCGGGTCGAGTTCGCCAGCCGGCCCAACGGCGAGGACGGCACCACCTTCCTGCCGTACCTGCGGGACCCGGAGACCCTCGCCCGGCCGTGGGCCATCCCGGGCACCCCGGGGCTGGAGCACCGGATCGGCGGCCTGGAGAAGGCCGACAAGACCGGCGACATCTCGTACGACCCGGCGAACCACGACTTCATGGTGCGCACCCGGGCGGCCCGGATCGAGACCATCCCGGTGCCGGACGTGGAGGTGGAGGACCCGGACGGCGACGCCCGGGTGCTGGTGCTCGGCTGGGGTTCGACGTACGGCCCGATCGGGGCGGCCTGCCGGGGCCTCCGGCAGCGCGGGCTCTCCATCGCCCAGGCGCACCTGCGCCACCTGGCCCCGATGCCGGCCAACCTCGGCGAGGTGCTGCGCGCGTACGACCGGGTGGTCATCCCCGAGATGAACCTCGGCCAGCTCGCCCACGTGATCCGGGCGAAGTACCTGGTCGACGCGATCGGCTACAACCAGGTCCGCGGCCTGCCGTTCACCGCCGCCGAGCTGGAGACGATGCTGGAAGAGGTCCTGAAGAATGTCTGA
- a CDS encoding 2-oxoacid:ferredoxin oxidoreductase subunit beta — translation MSEPVALKLTAKDFKSDQEVRWCPGCGDYAILAAVQGFMPELNIPRENVVFISGIGCSSRFPYYMNTYGMHSIHGRAPAIATGLSVSRPDLSVWVVTGDGDALSIGGNHLIHALRRNVNMKILLFNNRIYGLTKGQYSPTSEIGKITKSTPVGSADAPFNPLSLALGAEATFVARTIDSDRKHLQSVLRAAAEHEGSAFVEIYQNCNIFNDGAFDTLKEPATRDDFLIRLEHGQPITFGKDGQFCVVHPPGGFGLEVRETAATPAEEIVVHDAGVADPAYAFALSRLPGLDLRNTPIGVFRSVTRSSYDRVVQEQVAAAKADVDQTPEQQLAGLLSAGDTWTIL, via the coding sequence ATGTCTGAGCCCGTCGCCCTCAAGCTCACCGCGAAGGACTTCAAGTCCGACCAGGAGGTGCGCTGGTGCCCCGGCTGCGGTGACTACGCCATCCTGGCGGCTGTGCAGGGCTTCATGCCGGAGCTGAACATCCCCCGGGAGAACGTCGTCTTCATCTCGGGCATCGGCTGCTCGTCCCGCTTCCCGTACTACATGAACACCTACGGGATGCACTCCATCCACGGCCGGGCCCCGGCGATCGCCACCGGCCTGTCGGTGAGCCGGCCGGACCTGTCGGTCTGGGTGGTCACCGGTGACGGCGACGCCCTCTCCATCGGCGGCAACCACCTGATCCACGCGCTGCGCCGCAACGTCAACATGAAGATCCTGCTGTTCAACAACCGGATCTACGGCCTGACCAAGGGGCAGTACTCGCCGACCTCTGAGATCGGCAAGATCACCAAGTCGACGCCCGTCGGCTCGGCGGACGCCCCGTTCAACCCGCTGTCGCTGGCGCTCGGCGCGGAGGCGACCTTCGTGGCCCGGACCATCGACTCGGACCGCAAGCACCTCCAGTCGGTGCTGCGCGCCGCCGCCGAGCACGAGGGCTCCGCGTTCGTGGAGATCTACCAGAACTGCAACATCTTCAACGACGGCGCGTTCGACACGCTCAAGGAGCCGGCCACCCGGGACGACTTCCTCATCCGGCTGGAGCACGGGCAGCCGATCACCTTCGGCAAGGACGGCCAGTTCTGCGTCGTCCACCCGCCGGGTGGCTTCGGGCTGGAGGTCCGGGAAACCGCGGCCACACCGGCCGAGGAGATCGTGGTGCACGACGCGGGGGTCGCCGATCCGGCGTACGCCTTCGCGCTGTCCCGCCTGCCCGGTCTGGACCTGCGGAACACCCCGATCGGCGTGTTCCGCTCGGTGACCCGCTCCTCCTACGACCGGGTGGTGCAGGAGCAGGTCGCGGCGGCGAAGGCCGACGTCGACCAGACCCCGGAGCAGCAGCTCGCCGGGCTGCTGTCCGCCGGCGACACCTGGACGATCCTCTGA
- a CDS encoding FMN-dependent NADH-azoreductase → MAHLLYIDSSIRGEHSVSRRLTARAANAWRAAHPGGTVTHRDLGREPVPHLDEASGLARMVPADQHTPAQRASWQLSEQLVDEVKRADTILLGLPLYNYGAPSSVKTWVDHLIAPGIAYDPATGAGLLGGREFIVLGTRGGGYGPGTPREGWDHAEPWLPHGLSMTGLEPRFISAELTLAPVTPAMAELIPLHEQSLAAAERAIDELWVPAAAVA, encoded by the coding sequence ATGGCACACCTGTTGTACATCGACTCCAGCATCCGGGGCGAGCACTCGGTCAGCCGGCGGCTCACCGCGCGGGCCGCCAACGCGTGGCGCGCCGCCCACCCGGGCGGCACGGTCACCCACCGCGACCTCGGCCGGGAGCCGGTGCCCCACCTCGACGAGGCCAGTGGCCTGGCGCGGATGGTGCCGGCGGACCAGCACACCCCGGCGCAGCGCGCGTCCTGGCAGCTGAGCGAGCAGCTGGTGGACGAGGTGAAGCGGGCCGACACGATCCTGCTCGGCCTGCCGCTCTACAACTACGGCGCGCCGAGCAGCGTGAAGACCTGGGTCGACCACCTCATCGCGCCCGGCATCGCGTACGACCCGGCCACCGGGGCCGGCCTGCTCGGCGGGCGCGAGTTCATCGTGCTGGGCACCCGGGGTGGCGGCTACGGCCCGGGCACCCCGCGCGAGGGCTGGGACCACGCCGAGCCCTGGCTGCCGCACGGCCTGTCGATGACCGGCCTGGAGCCGCGCTTCATCTCGGCCGAGCTGACCCTGGCGCCGGTCACCCCGGCCATGGCCGAGCTGATCCCGCTGCACGAGCAGAGCCTCGCGGCGGCCGAGCGGGCCATCGACGAGCTGTGGGTGCCAGCCGCCGCCGTGGCCTGA
- a CDS encoding MarR family winged helix-turn-helix transcriptional regulator yields MPAMPVEESEHRSGPLLDHLARRMRLRSESVLAPLGLRPRHLVALTVLRESGGIGQQALAGTLQIDGTNVVGLLNDLEAEGLVERRRSPEDRRRHVVSLTAAGTKRLREAECALAGVEDEVLGALQPAERDTLYELLRRATSGRTVICAGESDDEPDITC; encoded by the coding sequence ATGCCAGCCATGCCGGTCGAGGAGTCGGAGCACCGCTCCGGACCGCTGCTCGACCATCTGGCCCGGCGGATGCGGCTGCGCTCCGAGTCGGTGCTGGCGCCCCTCGGCCTGCGCCCTCGGCACCTCGTCGCGCTCACCGTGCTGCGGGAGTCGGGCGGCATCGGCCAGCAGGCGCTGGCCGGCACGCTGCAGATCGACGGCACGAACGTGGTCGGGCTGCTCAACGACCTGGAGGCGGAGGGCCTGGTCGAGCGGCGACGGTCACCCGAGGACCGCCGGCGTCACGTGGTGAGTCTCACCGCGGCGGGCACGAAGCGGCTCCGCGAGGCCGAGTGCGCCCTGGCCGGGGTCGAGGACGAGGTGCTGGGCGCGCTGCAGCCGGCCGAACGGGACACCCTCTACGAGCTGCTCCGCCGGGCGACCAGCGGCCGCACGGTGATCTGCGCCGGGGAGTCCGACGACGAGCCGGACATCACCTGCTGA
- a CDS encoding potassium channel family protein: MIHFPAQRRGPLSALSLRLLAALGLVLAVVAAVWIDRDGYRDVNEDGLTLLDCFYYAVVSLSTTGYGDITPAASSARLVNVLFVTPARVLFLIILVGTTLEVLTEQYRTGRRLTRWRRVVKDHVIICGYGTKGRSAVSALLENGLDKSKIVVVERSGAALRQATSAGLVAIEGSATRSSVLEEAHVRTAKSVIIATDSDDASVLVALTVRQLTAGQVRIIAAVREAENAPLLKQSGAHHVIVSSATAGRLLGLSTSAPPLIDVVEDLLTPGQGMALAMRSAERSEVGRSPRELESLVIALVRRGKVVALNDKAGAVIETGDMLVHVRDDRPQSATV; this comes from the coding sequence GTGATCCATTTTCCCGCGCAACGGCGGGGGCCGCTGAGCGCGCTGAGCCTGCGCCTGCTCGCCGCCCTGGGCCTGGTCCTCGCCGTGGTGGCGGCGGTCTGGATCGACCGCGACGGCTACCGCGACGTCAACGAGGACGGCCTCACCCTCCTCGACTGCTTCTACTACGCGGTGGTTTCGCTCTCCACCACGGGCTACGGCGACATCACCCCGGCCGCCTCCTCGGCGCGCCTCGTGAACGTCCTGTTCGTCACCCCCGCCCGGGTGCTCTTCCTGATCATCCTGGTCGGCACCACCCTGGAAGTCCTGACCGAGCAGTACCGGACCGGCCGTCGCCTGACGCGGTGGAGGAGAGTCGTGAAGGACCACGTGATCATCTGCGGCTACGGCACCAAGGGCCGTAGCGCCGTCTCCGCGCTGCTGGAGAACGGTCTGGACAAGTCCAAGATCGTGGTGGTCGAACGGAGCGGCGCCGCGCTGCGGCAGGCCACCTCGGCCGGGCTGGTCGCCATCGAGGGCTCGGCGACCCGCTCGTCGGTGCTGGAGGAGGCGCACGTCCGGACCGCCAAGTCGGTCATCATCGCGACCGACAGCGATGACGCCTCGGTGCTGGTGGCGCTGACCGTCCGGCAGCTCACCGCCGGCCAGGTGCGGATCATCGCGGCGGTCCGGGAGGCGGAGAACGCGCCGCTGCTCAAGCAGAGCGGGGCGCACCACGTGATCGTCTCCTCGGCGACGGCCGGCCGCCTGCTCGGCCTGTCCACCTCCGCCCCGCCGCTGATCGACGTGGTGGAGGACCTGCTCACCCCCGGCCAGGGCATGGCGCTGGCCATGCGCTCCGCCGAGCGCAGCGAGGTGGGCCGGTCGCCCCGTGAGCTGGAGTCACTCGTCATCGCCCTGGTCCGCCGGGGCAAGGTGGTCGCGCTGAACGACAAGGCCGGCGCGGTGATCGAGACCGGCGACATGCTGGTCCACGTGCGCGACGACCGGCCGCAGTCCGCGACCGTCTGA
- a CDS encoding helix-turn-helix domain-containing protein translates to MSLLRRVIGGVLRRVRLRQGRTLREVALAAGVSLPYLSEVERGRKEASSEVLAAICRALGIHLSDLLEEARDELRRVERRAPVASGVTLARLDRVPATRTGPQLRVGGPRLHATRRPVAPAPLLGGALAPAGAAPAPVGPDLGYASPTVFGTGTRIWLIPSAPAARHRPRTSITLARRRARAGRRRLAAA, encoded by the coding sequence ATGTCGTTGCTGCGACGGGTGATCGGTGGGGTGCTCCGCCGGGTGCGCCTGCGTCAGGGCCGCACGCTGCGCGAGGTGGCGCTGGCGGCCGGCGTCTCCCTGCCCTACCTCTCCGAGGTCGAACGGGGCCGCAAGGAGGCCTCCTCCGAGGTGCTGGCGGCGATCTGCCGCGCCCTCGGCATCCACCTCTCCGACCTGTTGGAGGAGGCCCGCGACGAGCTGCGCCGGGTCGAGCGGCGGGCGCCGGTGGCCTCCGGGGTGACCCTGGCCCGGCTCGACCGGGTGCCGGCCACCCGGACCGGCCCGCAGCTGCGGGTCGGCGGGCCGCGGCTGCACGCCACCCGCCGGCCGGTCGCGCCGGCCCCCCTGCTCGGCGGTGCGCTGGCGCCGGCGGGCGCCGCACCCGCGCCGGTCGGCCCGGACCTCGGGTACGCCTCCCCCACCGTGTTCGGCACCGGCACCCGGATCTGGCTGATCCCCTCCGCGCCGGCCGCCCGCCACCGTCCGCGTACCTCGATCACGCTGGCCCGGCGGCGGGCCCGGGCGGGCCGGCGGCGGCTGGCCGCCGCCTAG
- a CDS encoding ClpP family protease: MGYGIWMLDEGQPTLGDRVFEKLLKERIIFLGTEVTDASANQICAQILLLAAEDPERDIFLYINSPGGSVSAGMAVYDTMRYVKNDVATLALGMAGSMGQFLLCAGAAGKRFALPHSRVMMHQPSGGMGGTAADITIQAENMLHVKRTMQELIAQHSGHTLDEIQRDWDRDRWFTAEEAREYGLIDQVVTRAEQLPA; this comes from the coding sequence ATGGGATACGGCATCTGGATGCTGGACGAGGGGCAACCGACCCTCGGCGACCGGGTCTTCGAGAAGCTCCTCAAGGAGCGGATCATCTTCCTCGGCACCGAGGTCACCGATGCCTCGGCCAACCAGATCTGCGCGCAGATCCTGCTGCTGGCCGCCGAGGACCCGGAGCGGGACATCTTCCTCTACATCAACTCCCCGGGCGGCTCGGTCAGCGCCGGGATGGCTGTCTACGACACCATGCGCTACGTCAAGAACGACGTGGCCACGCTGGCCCTCGGGATGGCCGGCTCGATGGGGCAGTTCCTGCTCTGCGCCGGCGCGGCCGGGAAGCGGTTCGCGCTGCCGCACTCGCGGGTGATGATGCACCAGCCGTCCGGCGGGATGGGCGGCACGGCCGCCGACATCACCATCCAGGCGGAGAACATGCTGCACGTGAAGCGGACCATGCAGGAGCTCATCGCCCAGCACAGTGGGCACACGCTGGACGAGATCCAGCGCGACTGGGACCGGGACCGCTGGTTCACGGCCGAGGAGGCCCGCGAGTACGGCCTGATCGACCAGGTGGTCACCCGCGCCGAGCAGCTCCCCGCCTGA
- a CDS encoding trypsin-like serine protease — MRRSAFLTCLSAATLAAVLAGAGPASAINTYHAQPAPERTEVGAMLALWDRDGDGVSETIDWYCSGTMVDRNTFLTAAHCTTDWSPGVRFYVSLAQDVQGALDAAKAEGLTPAQTAAKVGVEGTEHTSPGYPGNSADAHDIAVIEFPDGQAAELAERWPFTPATLPAAGQLDALGSRALDAATWVVAGYGTEEAARGPGGQTHPGGGVRNKAEVGFNALNKTWVRLAMNESRDYGGACYGDSGGPNFVTIGGQRVLAATTITGDGPCYATNVAYRLDAPTARDFLDDFVDLP; from the coding sequence TTGCGTCGTTCCGCATTTCTCACCTGCCTGAGCGCCGCCACGCTGGCGGCGGTCCTGGCCGGCGCCGGCCCCGCGTCGGCCATCAACACCTACCACGCCCAGCCCGCGCCGGAGCGCACCGAGGTCGGCGCCATGCTGGCCCTCTGGGACCGCGACGGCGACGGTGTCTCGGAGACCATCGACTGGTACTGCTCCGGCACCATGGTCGACCGGAACACCTTCCTCACCGCCGCGCACTGCACCACCGACTGGTCGCCCGGCGTGCGCTTCTACGTCTCGCTGGCCCAGGACGTGCAGGGCGCGCTCGACGCGGCGAAGGCCGAGGGGCTGACCCCGGCGCAGACCGCCGCGAAGGTCGGGGTCGAGGGCACCGAGCACACCAGCCCCGGCTACCCCGGCAACTCCGCCGACGCGCACGACATCGCGGTCATCGAGTTCCCCGACGGCCAGGCCGCCGAGCTGGCGGAGCGGTGGCCGTTCACCCCGGCGACGCTGCCCGCCGCCGGCCAGCTCGACGCGCTGGGCTCCCGCGCGCTGGACGCCGCGACGTGGGTGGTCGCCGGCTACGGCACCGAGGAGGCCGCTCGGGGGCCGGGCGGGCAGACCCACCCCGGCGGCGGCGTCCGGAACAAGGCCGAGGTCGGCTTCAACGCCCTGAACAAGACCTGGGTACGGCTGGCGATGAACGAGAGCCGCGACTACGGCGGCGCCTGCTACGGCGACTCCGGCGGCCCGAACTTCGTCACCATCGGCGGGCAGCGGGTGCTGGCCGCCACCACCATCACCGGCGACGGCCCCTGCTACGCGACCAACGTGGCGTACCGGCTGGACGCGCCGACCGCGCGGGACTTCCTCGACGACTTCGTCGACCTGCCCTGA